From a region of the Malania oleifera isolate guangnan ecotype guangnan chromosome 12, ASM2987363v1, whole genome shotgun sequence genome:
- the LOC131145211 gene encoding probable xyloglucan endotransglucosylase/hydrolase protein 23: MSMASSLLSSSNVVKMLLFSLMFSSSAVLLSSATNFYENFDITWGDGRAQILNNGDLLTLSLDKASGSGFQSKQEYLFGKIDMQLKLVPGNSAGTVTAYYLSSQGSTHDEIDFEFLGNLSGDPYILHTNVFGQGKGNREQQFYLWFDPTADFHTYSILWNPQAIIFSVDGTPIREFKNMESMGVPFPKNQPMRIYSSLWNADDWATRGGLVKADWTQAPFTASYRNYNADACVWSSGASSCSSPPSSSTSGTANSWLTQELDSTSQERLKWVQQNYMIYNYCTDTKRFPQGLPPECTSSMP; the protein is encoded by the exons ATGTCCATGGCTTCGTCTCTGCTTTCTTCTTCAAATGTTGTGAAGATGCTGCTGTTCTCTCTTATGTTCAGCTCTTCAGCAGTACTCCTCTCGTCTGCAACCAACTTCTACGAGAACTTTGACATCACTTGGGGAGACGGTCGTGCTCAAATTCTCAACAATGGCGACCTTCTCACTCTTTCCCTCGACAAAGCCTCTGGCTCTGGTTTTCAATCCAAGCAGGAGTACCTATTCGGCAAGATCGACATGCAGCTCAAGCTCGTCCCCGGTAACTCCGCAGGCACCGTCACTGCCTACTAT TTGTCGTCCCAAGGATCGACCCACGACGAGATAGACTTCGAATTCTTGGGGAACTTGAGTGGAGATCCCTACATTCTTCATACCAATGTTTTCGGCCAAGGCAAAGGCAATAGGGAGCAGCAATTCTACTTGTGGTTTGATCCCACTGCTGACTTTCACACCTATTCCATCCTCTGGAATCCTCAAGCCATAAT CTTCTCTGTGGATGGCACGCCTATTAGGGAATTCAAGAACATGGAATCAATGGGTGTTCCCTTTCCTAAAAATCAGCCGATGAGAATATACTCCAGTCTTTGGAATGCGGATGATTGGGCCACAAGAGGTGGGCTTGTGAAGGCTGACTGGACCCAAGCACCTTTCACCGCCTCCTACAGGAATTACAATGCTGATGCTTGTGTGTGGTCATCCGGAGCATCTTCATGTAGTTCACCTCCATCTTCTTCAACATCTGGTACAGCGAATTCGTGGCTCACTCAGGAGTTGGATTCTACAAGTCAAGAAAGACTAAAATGGGTTCAGCAAAACTACATGATTTACAATTATTGCACGGACACGAAGCGCTTCCCACAAGGTCTCCCTCCAGAGTGCACCTCTAGCATGCCTTAA
- the LOC131145213 gene encoding xyloglucan endotransglucosylase/hydrolase protein 22-like produces the protein MESMGVPFPKNQPMRIYSSLWNADDWATRGGLVKADWTQAPFTASYRNYNADACVWSSGASSCSSHPSSSTSGTANSWLTQELDSTSRERLKWVQQNYMIYNYCTDTKRFPQGLPPECTSSMP, from the coding sequence ATGGAATCAATGGGTGTTCCCTTTCCTAAAAATCAGCCGATGAGAATATACTCCAGTCTTTGGAATGCGGATGATTGGGCCACAAGAGGTGGGCTGGTGAAGGCAGACTGGACCCAAGCACCCTTCACCGCCTCCTACAGGAATTACAATGCTGATGCTTGTGTGTGGTCATCCGGAGCATCTTCATGTAGTTCACATCCATCTTCTTCAACCTCTGGTACAGCGAATTCGTGGCTCACTCAGGAATTGGATTCTACAAGTCGAGAAAGACTAAAATGGGTTCAGCAAAACTACATGATTTACAATTATTGCACGGACACGAAGCGCTTCCCACAAGGTCTCCCTCCAGAGTGCACCTCCAGCATGCCTTAA